The Narcine bancroftii isolate sNarBan1 chromosome 6, sNarBan1.hap1, whole genome shotgun sequence genome window below encodes:
- the LOC138737293 gene encoding uncharacterized protein, with product MYATHSGSPRSPAPRLTGLPFSLPGPSAHGAPVLAPRALGSRGSRSRSPGPRLTGLPFSLPGPSAHGAPVLAPRPLGSRGSRSRSPGPRLTGLPFSLPGPSAHGAPVLAPRALGSRGSRSRSPGPRLTGLPFSLPGPSAHGAPVLAPRALGSRGSPALAPYPRPSTHRSCGTGAASGRAKRKYASEFKTKRRCEPGILGLMGGFISTWLFARMSFRRPPPHIQISQIRPARTQTPSRSLPPTRTHSDPHSTRLQTPHSPAHPHADPSLPRPPARRPLTPPPTRTQTPHSPAHPHADPSLPRPPARRPLTPPPTRTQTPHSPAHPHADPSLPRPPARRPLTPPPTRTQTPHSPAHPHADPSLPRPPARRPLTPPPTRTQTPHSPAHPHADPSLPRPPARRPLTPPPTRTQTPHSPAHPHADPSLPRPPARRPLTPPPTRTQTPHSPAHPHADPSLPRPPARRPLTPPPTRTQTPHSPAHPHADPSLPRPPARRPLTPPPTRTQTPHSPAHPHADPSLPRPPARRPLTPPPTRTQTPHSLPDH from the exons ATGTACGCCACGCACAGTGGCTCACCACGCTCCCCGGCCCCTCGGCTCACGGGGCTCCCGTTCTCGCTCCCCGGCCCCTCGGCTCACGGGGCTCCCGTTCTCGCTCCCCGGGCCCTCGGCTCACGGGGCTCCCGTTCTCGCTCCCCGGGCCCTCGGCTCACGGGGCTCCCGTTCTCGCTCCCCGGGCCCTCGGCTCACGGGGCTCCCGTTCTCGCTCCCCGGCCCCTCGGCTCACGGGGCTCCCGTTCTCGCTCCCCGGGCCCTCGGCTCACGGGGCTCCCGTTCTCGCTCCCCGGGCCCTCGGCTCACGGGGCTCCCGTTCTCGCTCCCCGGGCCCTCGGCTCACGGGGCTCCCGTTCTCGCTCCCCGGGCCCTCGGCTCACGGGGCTCCCGTTCTCGCTCCCCGGGCCCTCGGCTCACGGGGCTCCCGTTCTCGCTCCCCGGGCCCTCGGCTCACGGGGCTCCCCGGCCTTGGCACCGTATCCCCGTCCGTCCACACACAGGTCCTGCGGTACGGGAGCCGCCAGCGGCCGCGCAAAACGCAAATATGCTTCCGAATTCAAAACGAAGCGGCGCTGCGAACCTGGAATTCTCGGGCTGATGGGCGGCTTTATATCCACGTGGTTATTCGCAAGAATGAGCTTCCGGAGA CCCCCACCTCACATACAGATCTCTCAAATACGTCCCGCCCGCACGCAGACCCCCTCacgctccctcccacccacccgcaCGCACTCAGACCCCCACTCCACCCGCCTGCAGACCCCTCACTCCCCCGCCCACCCGCACGCAGACCCCTCACTCCCCCGCCCACCCGCACGCAGACCCCTCACTCCCCCGCCCACCCGCACGCAGACCCCTCACTCCCCCGCCCACCCGCACGCAGACCCCTCACTCCCCCGCCCACCCGCACGCAGACCCCTCACTCCCCCGCCCACCCGCACGCAGACCCCTCACTCCCCCGCCCACCCGCACGCAGACCCCTCACTCCCCCGCCCACCCGCACGCAGACCCCTCACTCCCCCGCCCACCCGCACGCAGACCCCTCACTCCCCCGCCCACCCGCACGCAGACCCCTCACTCCCCCGCCCACCCGCACGCAGACCCCTCACTCCCCCGCCCACCCGCACGCAGACCCCTCACTCCCCCGCCCACCCGCACGCAGACCCCTCACTCCCCCGCCCACCCGCACGCAGACCCCTCACTCCCCCGCCCACCCGCACGCAGACCCCTCACTCCCCCGCCCACCCGCACGCAGACCCCTCACTCCCCCGCCCACCCGCACGCAGACCCCTCACTCCCCCGCCCACCCGCACGCAGACCCCTCACTCCCCCGCCCACCCGCACGCAGACCCCTCACTCCCCCGCCCACCCGCACGCAGACCCCTCACTCCCCCGCCCACCCGCACGCAGACCCCTCACTCCCCCGCCCACCCGCACGCAGACCCCTCACTCCCCCGCCCACCCGCACGCAGACCCCTCACTCCCCCGCCCACCCGCACGCAGACCCCTCACTCCCCCGCCCACCCGCACGCAGACCCCTCACTCCCCCGCCCACCCGCACGCAGACCCCTCACTCCCCCGCCCACCCGCACGCAGACCCCTCACTCCCTGCCAGACCACTGA